Proteins co-encoded in one Pseudomonas beijingensis genomic window:
- a CDS encoding DMT family transporter, with amino-acid sequence MKTLEQTVPIPSDLPVYLKLAMVTMIWGGTFVAGRILADALAPMFAASLRFLLASIALLAFLALAGIPLARPSVKQGLQLAALGFFGIFFYNLCFFYGLQYINASRASLIVALNPAVIGLASWWLFKERLSRLKVAGIMLCIGGAGLVIVSRDPSLLQGAAQGWIGDLLIFGCVLGWGIYSLFSKTLNDSLGPLQTVTWSILLGTLMLWLTCAAAGELRLEALHALDMEQWLSLLYLGVLGSALAYIAWYDGIRRIGATRSGVFIALNPLTAVLLGALLLDERLTALMCVGGGVILVGIFLCNKPLARSKEKAI; translated from the coding sequence ATGAAAACCCTCGAGCAAACCGTCCCAATCCCTTCAGACCTGCCGGTCTACCTGAAGCTCGCCATGGTCACCATGATCTGGGGCGGTACCTTCGTCGCCGGCCGGATTCTTGCCGATGCCCTGGCGCCAATGTTTGCCGCCAGCCTGCGGTTCCTGCTGGCGAGTATCGCGCTGCTGGCGTTTCTCGCCCTGGCCGGGATCCCGCTGGCCAGGCCCAGTGTGAAGCAAGGGCTGCAATTGGCGGCGCTGGGGTTCTTCGGCATCTTTTTCTACAACCTGTGCTTCTTCTATGGTTTGCAATACATCAATGCATCACGGGCCTCGCTGATCGTGGCGTTGAACCCGGCGGTGATCGGGCTGGCGTCCTGGTGGTTGTTCAAGGAACGGCTGAGCCGTTTGAAAGTGGCGGGCATCATGCTGTGCATCGGCGGCGCGGGTTTGGTGATCGTCAGTCGTGATCCGTCCTTGTTGCAAGGCGCGGCGCAGGGCTGGATCGGCGACCTGTTGATTTTTGGCTGCGTGCTGGGCTGGGGGATCTATTCGCTGTTTTCGAAAACACTCAATGACAGCCTCGGCCCCTTGCAGACCGTGACCTGGTCGATTCTGCTGGGCACGCTGATGCTGTGGCTGACTTGCGCGGCCGCGGGCGAGCTTCGACTCGAAGCCTTGCACGCGCTGGACATGGAGCAATGGCTGAGCCTGTTGTACCTCGGCGTGCTGGGCTCGGCCCTGGCCTATATCGCCTGGTATGACGGCATTCGTCGGATCGGCGCGACCCGGTCCGGCGTATTCATTGCGCTCAACCCGCTGACGGCGGTGCTGCTGGGGGCGCTGCTGCTGGACGAACGGCTCACGGCCTTGATGTGTGTGGGCGGGGGCGTGATCCTGGTGGGTATTTTCCTGTGCAACAAACCCCTTGCGCGATCGAAGGAAAAGGCGATTTGA
- the rarD gene encoding EamA family transporter RarD: MSKGIALSVSASALFAVMYYYTSLLAPLSGVEIFGWRMLLTMPCMTAFLLATRDWHLVTTLIQRLVATPRLLIAAIASSALMGAQLWLFMWAPLNGYSLDVSLGYFLLPLSMVLTGRMVYGERLSYLQKVAVFFATLGVFNELYQVGGFSWATLLVVIGYPIYFILRKRIKTDNLGGLWLDMTLMLPLALWFVQSGEQGFSVFDQYPQLTWLIPLLGLISVSALVSYIVASRLLPFSLFGLLSYVEPVLLLGVALLLGESIKASEWLTYIPIWMAVAVLVFEGFKHLVRQRRRN; this comes from the coding sequence GTGTCCAAAGGCATCGCTCTATCGGTCTCGGCCTCCGCGCTGTTCGCCGTCATGTACTACTACACCTCGTTGCTCGCACCGCTGAGCGGCGTGGAGATCTTCGGTTGGCGCATGCTGCTGACGATGCCGTGCATGACCGCCTTCCTGCTGGCGACGCGAGACTGGCACCTGGTCACGACGCTGATCCAACGCCTGGTCGCCACGCCACGGCTATTGATCGCCGCGATCGCCTCTTCGGCCCTGATGGGCGCGCAACTGTGGCTGTTCATGTGGGCGCCACTCAACGGCTACAGCCTGGACGTGTCGCTGGGGTACTTCCTGTTGCCGCTGTCGATGGTCCTGACCGGCCGAATGGTCTATGGCGAGCGCCTGTCCTACCTGCAGAAAGTCGCCGTGTTCTTCGCCACCCTCGGCGTGTTCAACGAGTTGTACCAGGTGGGTGGTTTTTCCTGGGCAACCTTGCTGGTGGTGATCGGCTACCCGATCTATTTCATCCTGCGCAAACGCATCAAGACCGATAACCTCGGCGGGCTCTGGCTGGACATGACCCTGATGCTGCCCCTGGCGCTGTGGTTCGTGCAAAGCGGTGAACAGGGTTTCAGCGTGTTCGATCAATACCCGCAACTGACATGGCTGATCCCGTTGCTCGGGTTGATCAGCGTCAGCGCGCTGGTGTCCTACATCGTCGCCAGCCGGCTGCTGCCGTTCAGCCTGTTCGGCTTGTTGAGCTATGTCGAACCTGTGTTGCTGCTGGGCGTTGCGCTGCTGTTGGGCGAGAGCATCAAGGCCAGTGAATGGCTGACCTACATCCCCATCTGGATGGCCGTGGCGGTGCTGGTGTTCGAAGGCTTCAAGCACTTGGTGCGGCAGCGGCGCCGGAATTAA
- a CDS encoding pyridoxal phosphate-dependent aminotransferase: protein MRFSVLTQRITGEGAAAWQIHDRALAMREQGMDVLLLSVGDPDFNTPRAIVDVAVGSLRAGDTHYSDIRGLHTLRASIARRHRLRCGQAVGAEQVVVLPGAQCAVYAVAQCLLNPGDEVIVAEPMYVTYEAVFGACGAKVVPVAVRPENGFRVEPADVARLVTPRTRAMLLNSPNNPSGASLPMSTWQALARLCIEHDLWLISDEVYSDLLYEGEHISPASLPGMAGRTATINSLSKSHAMTGWRIGWVIGPEPLAEHLANLSLCMLFGLPDFVQRAAQVALEQDLPEVAQMHEEYRQRRDLVCAMLDDCSGLKPVRPDGGMFVMVDVRQTGLDAQAFAERLLDGYGVSVLAGEAFGPSAAGHIRIGLVVDQLKLADACQRIASCAADLLRVQG, encoded by the coding sequence ATGCGCTTCTCAGTCTTGACCCAACGCATCACCGGCGAAGGTGCCGCCGCCTGGCAGATTCACGATCGGGCGCTGGCCATGCGCGAACAGGGCATGGATGTGTTGTTGCTGTCAGTGGGCGACCCGGATTTCAATACGCCGCGCGCTATTGTCGACGTCGCAGTGGGCAGCCTGCGGGCCGGCGACACCCACTATTCGGATATCCGTGGCCTGCACACCTTGCGGGCCAGCATTGCCCGGCGTCATCGCCTGCGTTGCGGCCAGGCGGTGGGGGCCGAACAGGTCGTCGTGCTGCCGGGCGCGCAGTGCGCGGTGTATGCGGTCGCGCAATGCCTGCTCAATCCTGGCGACGAAGTCATCGTCGCCGAGCCAATGTATGTCACCTACGAAGCGGTGTTCGGCGCCTGCGGCGCGAAAGTGGTGCCGGTGGCGGTTCGCCCGGAGAACGGTTTTCGGGTCGAACCGGCGGACGTTGCCCGTCTTGTGACCCCCCGTACCCGGGCGATGCTGCTCAACAGCCCGAACAACCCATCTGGCGCCAGCCTGCCGATGTCCACCTGGCAAGCATTGGCGCGGTTGTGCATCGAACATGACCTGTGGCTGATCAGTGACGAGGTCTACAGCGACTTGCTGTACGAAGGCGAACACATCAGTCCGGCCAGTCTGCCGGGCATGGCCGGGCGCACCGCGACGATCAACAGCCTGTCCAAATCCCATGCCATGACCGGTTGGCGCATTGGCTGGGTCATCGGGCCTGAACCCTTGGCCGAGCATCTGGCGAACCTGTCCCTGTGCATGTTGTTCGGCTTACCGGACTTCGTGCAACGGGCCGCCCAAGTCGCGCTGGAGCAGGATTTGCCGGAAGTGGCGCAGATGCATGAAGAATATCGTCAGCGCCGGGACCTGGTCTGCGCCATGCTCGATGACTGCTCGGGCCTCAAGCCGGTGCGGCCCGATGGTGGCATGTTCGTGATGGTCGACGTGCGCCAGACCGGCCTCGACGCCCAGGCTTTTGCCGAGCGACTGCTGGACGGCTACGGCGTGTCGGTGCTGGCCGGCGAGGCGTTTGGGCCCAGTGCGGCGGGGCATATCCGCATCGGGCTGGTGGTCGATCAACTGAAACTGGCGGATGCATGCCAGCGGATCGCCTCGTGTGCGGCGGATTTGCTGCGGGTCCAGGGGTAA
- a CDS encoding glycerate kinase, with protein MKIIIAPDSFKDSLSAQGVADAIAQGLAEVWPDAQLIKCPMADGGEGTVESVLAACNGQWRHTRVRGPLGVAVEARWGWLAESRTAIIEMAEASGLQLVPPGQRDACSRSTYGTGELIHAALDAGAVRVILAIGGSATNDAGAGAMQALGVALLDDQGQALPPGGLALANLARIDLSDLDPRLAHVSFEIAADVDNPLCGPHGASVVFGPQKGASAQQVQALDRALGHFAEQCARALSKDVRDEPGSGAAGGLGFAAKGFLGAQFRTGVDVVAQLTGLAEAVSGADLVITGEGRFDAQTLRGKTPFGVARIARQHGVPVVVIAGTLGEGYQALYEHGIDAAFALVNGPMTLQEACADAPRLLSERAGDIARLWRVAAR; from the coding sequence ATGAAAATAATCATCGCCCCCGACTCGTTCAAGGACAGTCTAAGCGCCCAGGGCGTCGCCGATGCCATCGCCCAGGGGCTGGCCGAGGTCTGGCCGGATGCGCAGTTGATCAAGTGCCCAATGGCCGACGGCGGGGAGGGGACGGTGGAGTCGGTGCTGGCCGCCTGCAACGGCCAGTGGCGTCACACCCGGGTTCGCGGGCCCTTGGGTGTCGCCGTCGAGGCGCGCTGGGGCTGGTTGGCCGAGAGCCGCACCGCGATCATCGAAATGGCCGAGGCCAGTGGTTTGCAACTGGTGCCGCCGGGACAACGCGATGCCTGTTCCAGAAGCACCTACGGCACCGGCGAGCTGATTCACGCGGCCCTCGATGCAGGGGCCGTCCGGGTGATCCTGGCGATTGGCGGCAGTGCCACCAACGATGCGGGCGCCGGTGCGATGCAGGCCCTGGGCGTGGCATTACTGGATGACCAGGGCCAAGCCCTTCCTCCCGGCGGCCTGGCCTTGGCGAACCTGGCGCGTATCGACCTGAGCGACCTTGATCCTCGCCTGGCCCACGTCAGTTTCGAGATCGCCGCCGACGTCGACAACCCCCTGTGCGGGCCCCACGGCGCGTCCGTGGTCTTCGGTCCGCAGAAGGGCGCCTCGGCCCAGCAAGTGCAGGCACTGGACCGGGCCCTGGGGCATTTCGCCGAACAGTGCGCCCGAGCGTTGAGCAAGGATGTGCGCGACGAGCCGGGCAGCGGCGCCGCCGGAGGCCTGGGGTTCGCGGCCAAGGGGTTCCTGGGGGCGCAGTTTCGTACAGGCGTGGACGTCGTTGCTCAGTTGACGGGGCTGGCCGAGGCGGTCAGTGGCGCCGACCTGGTGATCACCGGCGAAGGCCGTTTCGACGCCCAGACCCTGCGCGGCAAGACCCCCTTCGGCGTGGCCCGCATCGCCCGCCAGCATGGCGTACCGGTGGTGGTCATTGCCGGCACGCTGGGGGAGGGCTACCAGGCGTTGTATGAACACGGCATCGACGCCGCCTTTGCCCTGGTCAACGGGCCGATGACCTTGCAAGAAGCCTGTGCCGACGCCCCGCGCCTGCTGAGCGAGCGTGCCGGGGACATTGCACGACTTTGGCGGGTGGCGGCGCGGTAA
- a CDS encoding DUF1345 domain-containing protein: MPFLARTHPRLSSATVLGLAVGILIPVDSIISKILIGWNAGVWTYLVLMSWLTVRAKAPDVRRIAEIEDENAGLVLLVVCIAALASLATITFELAGSRDLQAAGKLLHYGFTAMTVIGSWLLIGVIFSVHYARLYYTWEGKEPALRFAEGLTTPNYWDFLYFSFTIGVAVQTSDVGVATRQLRKIVLAQSLIGFVFNTAILGFSINIAAGLFG, encoded by the coding sequence ATGCCCTTCCTCGCCCGCACCCACCCGCGTCTTTCCAGCGCCACGGTCCTTGGCCTGGCGGTGGGAATCCTGATTCCCGTGGATTCGATCATCAGCAAAATCCTGATCGGCTGGAATGCCGGGGTCTGGACCTACCTGGTACTGATGTCGTGGCTGACCGTGCGGGCCAAGGCGCCCGATGTGAGGCGCATCGCTGAAATCGAAGATGAAAATGCCGGACTGGTCTTGCTGGTGGTCTGCATCGCGGCCTTGGCCAGCTTGGCGACCATCACCTTCGAGCTGGCCGGCAGCCGCGACCTGCAAGCCGCCGGCAAGCTGTTGCATTACGGTTTCACGGCAATGACCGTGATCGGCTCATGGTTGCTGATCGGGGTGATTTTCAGCGTTCACTACGCGCGGTTGTATTACACCTGGGAGGGCAAGGAGCCGGCGCTGCGGTTTGCCGAAGGGCTGACTACGCCCAACTATTGGGATTTCCTGTATTTCTCTTTCACTATCGGCGTGGCGGTGCAGACCTCGGACGTGGGCGTGGCCACGCGGCAATTGCGCAAGATCGTATTGGCGCAATCGTTGATCGGGTTTGTGTTCAACACGGCGATCCTGGGGTTTTCGATCAATATTGCGGCGGGGTTGTTTGGGTGA
- the hppD gene encoding 4-hydroxyphenylpyruvate dioxygenase, which produces MADLYENPMGLMGFEFIEFASPTPNTLEPIFEIMGFTKVATHRSKNVHLYRQGAINLILNNEPHSVASYFAAEHGPSVCGMAFRVKDSQLAYKRALELGAQPIHIETGPMELNLPAIKGIGGAPLYLIDRFGEGSSIYDIDFVFLEGVDRNPVGAGLKIIDHLTHNVYRGRMAYWAGFYEKLFNFREIRYFDIKGEYTGLTSKAMTAPDGMIRIPLNEESSKGAGQIEEFLMQFNGEGIQHVAFLTDDLVKTWDHLKSIGMRFMTAPPDTYYEMLEGRLPNHGEPVDELQSRGILLDGSSNPDDRRLLLQIFSETLMGPVFFEFIQRKGDDGFGEGNFKALFESIERDQVRRGVLATE; this is translated from the coding sequence ATGGCAGATCTATACGAAAACCCCATGGGCCTGATGGGCTTCGAATTCATTGAATTCGCATCCCCGACACCCAACACCCTGGAGCCGATCTTCGAGATCATGGGCTTCACCAAGGTGGCTACCCACCGTTCCAAGAATGTGCACCTGTATCGCCAGGGCGCGATCAACCTGATCCTCAACAACGAACCCCACAGCGTGGCCTCGTACTTTGCCGCCGAGCACGGCCCGTCAGTGTGCGGCATGGCGTTCCGGGTCAAGGATTCGCAACTGGCCTATAAGCGCGCCCTGGAACTCGGCGCCCAGCCGATCCACATCGAGACCGGCCCTATGGAGCTGAACCTGCCGGCCATCAAGGGCATCGGCGGTGCGCCGTTGTACCTGATCGACCGTTTTGGCGAAGGCAGCTCGATCTATGACATCGACTTCGTATTCCTTGAGGGTGTGGACCGCAACCCGGTGGGCGCGGGCCTGAAGATCATCGACCACCTGACCCATAACGTGTATCGCGGGCGCATGGCCTACTGGGCCGGTTTCTACGAGAAACTGTTCAACTTCCGCGAGATCCGGTACTTCGACATCAAGGGCGAATACACCGGCCTGACCTCCAAGGCCATGACCGCCCCGGATGGCATGATCCGCATCCCGTTGAACGAAGAGTCGTCCAAGGGCGCCGGGCAGATCGAAGAGTTCCTGATGCAGTTCAACGGCGAAGGCATCCAGCACGTGGCCTTCCTCACCGATGACCTGGTCAAGACCTGGGACCACTTGAAAAGCATCGGCATGCGCTTCATGACCGCACCGCCGGACACCTACTATGAAATGCTCGAAGGCCGCCTGCCGAACCACGGCGAACCGGTCGATGAACTGCAATCGCGGGGCATTCTGCTGGACGGCTCGTCCAACCCGGATGACAGGCGCCTGCTGCTGCAGATCTTCTCGGAAACCCTGATGGGGCCGGTGTTCTTCGAGTTCATCCAGCGCAAGGGCGACGATGGCTTCGGGGAGGGCAACTTCAAGGCGCTGTTCGAGTCCATCGAGCGCGACCAGGTGCGGCGTGGTGTGTTGGCGACCGAATAA
- the pncA gene encoding bifunctional nicotinamidase/pyrazinamidase, translating into MGVPANRALSTALVVIDVQNDFIPGGQLAVPGGDEIVPLINQLGHSFRHVVLAQDWHPAGHASFASSHPGKQPFGTVQLPYGEQTLWPDHCLQGSHGAALHPSLKLDHAKLIIRKGCNPDIDSYSAFMEADHQTPTGLTGYLKERGIDTVYLVGLALDFCVMYSALDARLAGFNAFVVLDACRGIDRDGSLEAAIRRMQEAGVQLIESGAIDGRPFA; encoded by the coding sequence ATGGGCGTTCCAGCCAACCGTGCCTTGAGCACCGCACTCGTGGTGATCGATGTACAGAACGACTTCATCCCCGGCGGTCAACTGGCCGTGCCTGGCGGTGATGAGATCGTGCCGTTGATCAATCAGCTCGGCCATTCATTCAGGCACGTCGTCCTCGCGCAGGACTGGCACCCGGCCGGGCATGCTTCGTTTGCGTCCAGTCATCCGGGCAAGCAACCTTTCGGCACCGTCCAATTGCCCTACGGCGAGCAGACACTCTGGCCCGACCACTGCCTACAGGGCAGCCACGGCGCCGCGCTGCACCCTTCACTCAAGCTTGACCATGCCAAGCTGATCATTCGTAAAGGCTGCAACCCGGACATCGACAGTTATTCAGCCTTCATGGAAGCGGACCACCAGACCCCGACCGGGTTGACCGGCTACCTCAAGGAGCGCGGCATCGACACCGTATACCTGGTGGGCCTGGCCCTGGATTTCTGCGTGATGTATTCGGCACTGGATGCCCGGTTGGCCGGGTTCAACGCGTTTGTGGTGCTGGACGCCTGCCGGGGCATTGACAGGGATGGCTCGTTGGAGGCGGCGATCCGGCGGATGCAGGAAGCGGGTGTGCAATTGATCGAGTCCGGCGCAATAGACGGTCGCCCCTTCGCTTGA
- a CDS encoding aldo/keto reductase, protein MSYRTLGHSGLQVSTLTLGTMMFGEQTSTEDSLRIIDKAWDQGINFIDTADVYTNGRSEEIVGEAIARHRHEWVLATKVGFGPPDGVPNRSGLSRKHLFNGIEASLTRLGTDYLDIYYLHREDHNTPLHVTVSAIGDLIRQGKIRYWGLSNYRGWRIAEVIRIADSLGIDRPVISQPLYNIVNRQAETEQITAAQNYGLGVVPFSPLARGVLSGKYAPDVAPDANSRAGRQDKRILETEWRVESLRIAQQILQYTQGRGVGIVEFAIAWVLNNSAVTSAIVGPRTEEQWDSYTKAQAVKISAEDEAFIDSLVTPGHASTPGFNDVSHFVPGRVPVGARLARDER, encoded by the coding sequence ATGAGTTACCGCACGCTAGGTCATTCCGGGTTGCAAGTCTCGACGCTGACCCTGGGCACGATGATGTTCGGCGAACAGACCAGCACCGAGGATTCGCTGCGGATCATCGACAAGGCCTGGGACCAGGGCATCAATTTCATCGACACGGCGGACGTCTACACCAACGGTCGCTCCGAGGAAATCGTCGGCGAGGCGATCGCCCGTCACCGCCACGAATGGGTGCTGGCCACCAAGGTCGGTTTCGGCCCGCCGGACGGCGTGCCCAACCGCAGCGGCCTGAGCCGCAAGCATCTATTCAATGGTATCGAGGCCAGCCTGACGCGCCTGGGCACCGATTACCTGGACATCTATTACCTGCACCGCGAAGACCATAACACTCCACTGCACGTTACCGTGTCGGCCATCGGCGACTTGATTCGCCAGGGCAAGATCCGCTATTGGGGCCTGTCGAACTACCGTGGCTGGCGCATCGCCGAAGTGATCCGGATCGCCGACAGCCTGGGCATCGACCGACCGGTGATCAGCCAACCGCTGTACAACATCGTCAACCGCCAGGCGGAAACCGAGCAGATCACCGCGGCGCAGAACTACGGCCTCGGCGTGGTGCCGTTCAGCCCCTTGGCCCGCGGGGTGCTCAGCGGCAAGTACGCGCCGGACGTGGCGCCGGACGCCAACAGCCGTGCCGGTCGCCAGGACAAACGCATCCTGGAAACCGAATGGCGGGTCGAGTCCCTGCGCATTGCCCAGCAGATCCTGCAATATACCCAGGGCCGGGGCGTGGGCATCGTCGAGTTCGCCATCGCCTGGGTGCTGAACAACAGCGCCGTGACCTCGGCCATCGTCGGGCCGCGCACCGAGGAGCAGTGGGATTCGTACACCAAGGCGCAGGCGGTGAAGATCAGCGCGGAAGATGAAGCCTTTATCGATTCGCTGGTGACGCCTGGGCATGCTTCGACGCCGGGGTTCAATGATGTGAGTCATTTCGTGCCGGGACGCGTGCCTGTGGGAGCAAGGCTTGCCCGCGATGAACGATAA
- a CDS encoding putative bifunctional diguanylate cyclase/phosphodiesterase, whose amino-acid sequence MLIGSYSPALVSISLFVAVLASYTALDLAGRIATAQGRAAHFWMTGGALAMGVGIWSMHFIGMLAFTLPIELGYDVPITALSLLTAILSSGFALWLVSQPRLPAWQLAFGALIMGAGISAMHYTGMAALRMQPGIDYDPTFFGASLVIAVGASAAALWIAFRLRQNTPHVRLARAGAAVVMGIAIVGMHYTGMAGARFSEGSFCGSLDGLSGKGLDNLVLITTLAVLAIALLTSILDARLEARTAELAQSLTRANRELTQLALHDPLTGLPNRVLLADRIDQAMHRVQEQGGCFALMFIDLDGFKPVNDAFGHHMGDLLLRDVALRLREDLRSQDTLARIGGDEFVLLVQLAEPDDALRLAARQVGLIGRTFRVTEHDLQISASVGIALYPGNGQSAEELLMNADAAMYHAKGAGKNGYSFFDASMNSNARKQLQLLQDLRLAVEQRQFSLHYQPKFDAANGRPVGAEALLRWTNPTQGLLMPDTYIDLAEKTGLIIPIGEWVLNEACRQMREWYVLGYTDWRIAVNLSALQFCHAGLVQSVAKALETHKLPANSLTLEITETTAMSDADASMTVLQQLSDMGVDLSIDDFGTGYSSLMYLKRLPANELKIDRGFVRDLEHDSDDAAIVSAIVALGQALGLRIVAEGVETDVQQDFLTQLGCDSLQGYLLGHPLPAERVLQEIRQAKTVAMA is encoded by the coding sequence ATGCTCATCGGCAGTTACTCCCCCGCCCTTGTTTCGATTTCCTTGTTTGTTGCAGTACTGGCTTCCTACACCGCGCTGGACCTGGCCGGGCGTATCGCGACCGCCCAGGGGCGTGCCGCGCATTTCTGGATGACCGGGGGCGCGCTGGCGATGGGGGTGGGCATCTGGTCCATGCACTTCATCGGCATGCTGGCGTTCACCTTGCCGATAGAGCTTGGCTACGATGTACCGATCACCGCGCTGTCACTGCTGACTGCCATTCTTTCCAGCGGTTTCGCCCTGTGGCTGGTCAGCCAGCCGCGATTGCCGGCGTGGCAACTGGCCTTTGGTGCGCTGATCATGGGCGCCGGGATCAGCGCCATGCATTACACCGGCATGGCCGCGCTGCGGATGCAGCCGGGCATCGATTACGACCCGACGTTCTTCGGGGCTTCCTTGGTGATTGCCGTCGGCGCGTCTGCGGCGGCGCTGTGGATTGCCTTTCGCCTGCGCCAGAACACCCCTCATGTGCGTCTGGCTCGCGCGGGCGCCGCGGTGGTCATGGGCATCGCCATCGTCGGCATGCATTACACCGGCATGGCCGGGGCGCGGTTCAGCGAAGGCAGTTTTTGTGGCTCGCTGGACGGCTTGAGCGGCAAGGGCCTGGATAATCTGGTGTTGATCACCACCCTGGCGGTGCTGGCCATTGCCTTGCTCACCTCGATTCTCGATGCGCGCCTGGAAGCCCGCACCGCCGAGCTGGCCCAGTCCCTGACCCGGGCCAACCGGGAATTGACCCAGTTGGCCCTGCACGATCCCCTCACCGGACTGCCCAATCGTGTGCTGCTGGCCGACCGGATCGACCAGGCCATGCATCGGGTGCAAGAGCAGGGCGGCTGCTTCGCCTTGATGTTTATCGACCTCGATGGTTTCAAGCCGGTCAATGATGCCTTTGGTCACCACATGGGCGATTTGTTGCTGCGGGACGTGGCCCTGCGCCTGCGCGAAGACCTGCGCAGCCAGGACACCCTGGCACGGATCGGCGGTGATGAGTTCGTGCTGCTGGTGCAACTGGCCGAGCCCGACGATGCCCTGCGACTGGCGGCACGCCAGGTCGGCTTGATCGGGCGCACGTTCCGGGTGACGGAGCATGACTTGCAGATATCCGCCAGCGTTGGCATCGCCCTTTACCCCGGCAACGGCCAGAGCGCCGAAGAGCTGCTGATGAACGCCGACGCGGCGATGTACCACGCCAAGGGCGCCGGCAAAAACGGCTACAGTTTTTTTGACGCCTCGATGAACAGCAACGCCCGCAAGCAATTACAGCTGCTGCAAGACTTGCGCTTGGCCGTCGAACAGCGCCAGTTCAGCCTGCATTACCAGCCCAAGTTCGACGCGGCCAATGGTCGTCCGGTCGGGGCCGAGGCCTTGTTGCGCTGGACCAACCCGACCCAGGGCTTGTTGATGCCCGACACGTACATCGACCTGGCAGAAAAGACCGGGTTGATCATCCCCATCGGCGAATGGGTATTGAACGAAGCCTGTCGGCAGATGCGCGAATGGTACGTGCTCGGTTATACCGACTGGCGCATCGCGGTGAACCTCTCGGCCTTGCAGTTCTGCCACGCCGGCTTGGTGCAGAGCGTGGCCAAGGCGTTGGAGACGCATAAGCTGCCGGCCAACAGCCTGACCCTGGAAATCACCGAGACCACCGCCATGAGCGATGCGGACGCGAGCATGACAGTGCTGCAGCAGCTCTCGGACATGGGCGTGGACCTGTCCATCGATGACTTTGGCACCGGCTATTCGAGCCTGATGTACCTCAAGCGCCTGCCGGCCAACGAGCTGAAGATCGATCGCGGTTTCGTGCGCGACCTGGAGCACGACAGCGATGATGCGGCGATCGTCTCGGCCATCGTCGCCCTCGGCCAGGCCCTGGGTCTGCGGATCGTCGCCGAAGGCGTGGAGACCGATGTGCAACAGGACTTCCTGACTCAGTTGGGCTGCGATTCGTTGCAGGGTTACCTGCTGGGGCATCCGCTGCCGGCCGAGCGCGTCCTGCAGGAGATTCGCCAGGCGAAAACCGTGGCGATGGCCTGA
- a CDS encoding response regulator transcription factor: protein MPNILLVEDDTALSELIASYLERNGYQVSVLSRGDHVRERARVDPPDLVILDLMLPGLDGLQVCRLLRADSATLPILMLTARDDSHDQVLGLEMGADDYVTKPCEPRVLLARVRTLLRRSSLTEPQTANDRILMGNLCIDLSERTVTWRGQPVELSSGEYNLLVVLARHSGEVLSRDQILQRLRGIEFNGTDRSVDVAISKLRRKFDDNADEARKIKTVWGKGYLFSRSEWEC, encoded by the coding sequence ATGCCCAACATCCTCCTGGTCGAAGACGACACCGCACTCTCCGAGCTGATCGCCAGTTACCTGGAACGCAACGGCTATCAGGTCAGCGTGCTCAGCCGTGGCGATCATGTGCGCGAACGGGCGCGGGTCGATCCACCGGACCTGGTGATCCTCGACCTGATGCTGCCGGGGTTGGACGGCTTGCAAGTCTGCCGCTTGCTGCGGGCTGACTCGGCGACCTTGCCGATCCTGATGCTCACCGCCCGGGACGACAGCCACGACCAGGTCCTGGGCCTGGAAATGGGCGCCGACGACTACGTCACCAAACCGTGCGAGCCTCGAGTGTTACTGGCGCGGGTGCGTACCTTGTTGCGCCGCAGCAGCCTCACCGAGCCGCAGACGGCCAATGATCGCATCCTCATGGGTAACCTGTGCATCGACCTGTCCGAGCGCACCGTGACCTGGCGCGGACAGCCAGTGGAGTTGTCCAGTGGCGAATACAACTTGCTGGTAGTGCTGGCCCGGCATTCCGGCGAAGTGCTGAGCCGCGACCAGATCCTGCAACGCCTGCGGGGCATCGAATTCAACGGTACCGACCGTTCGGTGGACGTGGCGATTTCCAAGTTGCGGCGCAAGTTCGACGACAACGCCGACGAAGCCCGCAAGATCAAGACCGTGTGGGGCAAGGGCTATCTGTTCAGTCGTTCCGAGTGGGAATGCTGA